In Clostridium sporogenes, one genomic interval encodes:
- a CDS encoding sugar-binding transcriptional regulator yields the protein MKYDDRILYKVAQMYYIDNMTQSEIAKRLGQYRTTISRMLKKAREEGIVTINIKNNFDSCFQLEDALEKNFNLKEAIVIPTDEDEVESIRLKKLGQAGSEFLKRILKDGDILGFAWGKSVGEVANTLKDCKNVSANIVPLVGGPPSDMDNKYHVNTIVSRVSDEFKAKGHYFYAPAITAEKSTKEAIMSDSNFKGILELWDKVNKAVVGIGAPLKGNNLIWSGYFGDEDIQLLKDVDAVGDICSRFFDINGNIVDEKVKDRIISVELEKLKKMEYSIAVAESSEKAWSILGALNGGFVNVLITNNETAETVLNLHEQFTKNKK from the coding sequence ATGAAGTATGATGATAGAATTTTATATAAGGTTGCACAAATGTACTATATTGATAATATGACACAATCTGAAATCGCAAAACGATTAGGTCAATATAGAACAACTATAAGTAGAATGTTGAAAAAAGCTAGAGAGGAAGGCATCGTTACTATAAATATAAAAAATAACTTCGATAGTTGTTTCCAATTAGAGGATGCCCTAGAAAAAAACTTTAATTTAAAAGAAGCCATAGTTATACCAACAGATGAAGATGAAGTTGAGAGCATTAGACTTAAAAAATTAGGTCAAGCAGGAAGTGAATTTTTAAAAAGAATATTAAAAGATGGTGATATATTAGGCTTTGCTTGGGGAAAATCCGTTGGAGAAGTAGCAAATACATTGAAAGATTGCAAAAATGTATCAGCTAACATAGTACCTTTAGTAGGAGGCCCACCTAGTGATATGGATAATAAATATCATGTTAATACAATAGTTTCTAGAGTTAGTGATGAATTTAAAGCAAAAGGGCATTATTTTTATGCACCAGCAATAACAGCAGAGAAGTCCACAAAGGAAGCTATTATGAGTGATAGTAATTTTAAAGGAATACTGGAGTTATGGGATAAAGTTAATAAGGCTGTTGTAGGAATTGGAGCACCACTTAAAGGTAATAACCTAATTTGGAGTGGATACTTTGGAGACGAAGACATACAGTTGTTAAAAGATGTTGATGCAGTCGGAGATATATGTTCAAGATTTTTCGATATAAATGGAAACATAGTTGATGAAAAGGTAAAAGATAGAATAATAAGTGTGGAATTAGAAAAATTAAAAAAAATGGAATATTCTATAGCTGTAGCAGAATCCTCAGAAAAAGCTTGGTCTATTTTAGGGGCTTTAAATGGAGGCTTTGTAAATGTTTTAATAACTAATAATGAAACAGCAGAAACGGTACTAAACTTACATGAGCAATTTACTAAAAATAAAAAATAA